A single window of Rubripirellula lacrimiformis DNA harbors:
- a CDS encoding DUF3592 domain-containing protein — translation MQRTGGLFFFGIFAIAGLAIGGMSIRSLGLWFGSLDWPSVPATAEVLRVDSNHSGNETSYRLECRYRYRFGAQQFVSERVSFFEIGTNSDSYPRALHRRLSALNDVGRMTCFVNPTDPSQAVLDRTVRSGLMGMTLLFLITHGSVGVAGLGYLSAARPPRKIDGQIHIVSDHAGWRRSAAWLIWLHCIAFLTASLIAILGMMAGQWEAIVPLVMAILAATAIWFCARYTRKKHPWAGQLILPETIQDESKLRLRMPRSAKDPIELEARWSLPAADKLHQGVAPIEGPAVSIDSKSFDHGTITFASPVMPSPSDDELDAIPRNRCMEFVGMIGNRGYRDTFTVPASITIGKPEQPA, via the coding sequence ATGCAGCGCACCGGCGGACTGTTCTTCTTTGGGATCTTTGCGATCGCCGGCCTGGCGATTGGCGGCATGTCGATCCGTTCTTTGGGGCTGTGGTTCGGGTCACTCGATTGGCCGTCGGTCCCGGCCACCGCGGAAGTCTTGCGAGTCGATTCCAACCACAGCGGCAACGAAACTTCGTACCGCTTGGAGTGTCGATACCGATACCGGTTCGGTGCTCAGCAGTTCGTCAGCGAACGAGTTAGTTTTTTTGAAATCGGAACCAATAGCGACTCGTACCCCCGTGCACTGCATCGGCGACTATCGGCTCTGAACGATGTCGGCCGCATGACCTGTTTCGTCAATCCGACAGATCCGTCCCAGGCGGTTTTGGATCGCACGGTTCGATCAGGACTGATGGGGATGACACTGCTGTTTCTGATCACCCACGGCAGCGTGGGTGTGGCGGGGCTGGGATACCTATCGGCTGCGCGTCCGCCACGGAAGATCGATGGCCAAATTCATATCGTGTCGGACCATGCCGGTTGGCGGCGGTCCGCGGCGTGGTTGATCTGGCTGCACTGCATCGCATTTCTGACCGCTAGCCTGATCGCGATCCTGGGCATGATGGCCGGACAATGGGAGGCCATTGTTCCGCTGGTGATGGCCATTTTGGCGGCCACCGCGATTTGGTTCTGTGCCCGCTATACGCGAAAGAAACATCCCTGGGCCGGGCAACTGATCTTGCCGGAGACGATCCAGGACGAATCGAAACTTCGCCTGCGAATGCCACGATCGGCGAAGGATCCGATCGAACTGGAAGCACGTTGGTCGCTGCCTGCCGCTGACAAATTGCATCAAGGCGTCGCCCCGATCGAAGGGCCCGCCGTGTCGATCGATTCGAAATCGTTCGACCATGGCACGATCACTTTCGCGTCGCCGGTGATGCCGTCCCCATCCGACGACGAACTGGACGCGATCCCTCGCAACCGCTGCATGGAATTCGTCGGCATGATCGGAAACCGGGGGTACCGCGATACGTTCACGGTGCCGGCATCGATCACAATCGGCAAACCCGAGCAACCTGCCTAG
- the hydA gene encoding dihydropyrimidinase has translation MTPSTDSLARADQSQQSLLIRGGRIITADQDYVADILVRGERIVEIATSIPQDGVDEVIDASGKLVFPGFIDPHVHIHLPFMGTHAKDDYDSASRAALIGGTTTLIEMICPGRDDDPWEAYQRWKGKAEGLSACDFSFHMGVTRFDAGSETQLRRIIDDGITSLKVFLAYKGALGVTDTELFRTCQLAADTGAVVTAHCENADLIDELQSQLVAQGKVGPEFHEPSRPVSVEADGVHHFCTFLEMTGASGYIVHTSCSPAIEAARQFQARGVDVTIETVIPYLVLDKTYAERPNFEGAKYVMSPPLRDIRHQTQLWNAIGCGTIATVATDHAPFDFADQKAMGRAPESDFTKIPNGIPSVEHRCTLLYTHGVATGKIDLHQFVSLLSTNAAKQFGMFPAKGTIGLGSDADIVVWDPNYRGVISAETHTMNTDYDGFEGFEIVGRPSVVTCRGQVSVRDGKFTGKLGHGRAVPRKLARKS, from the coding sequence GTGACACCTTCGACTGACTCACTCGCCCGCGCCGATCAATCCCAACAGTCCTTGCTGATTCGTGGCGGACGGATCATCACCGCAGACCAAGACTACGTGGCGGACATCCTGGTCCGCGGCGAACGCATCGTGGAAATTGCCACTTCGATTCCACAGGACGGCGTGGATGAAGTCATCGACGCCAGCGGCAAGTTGGTGTTCCCGGGTTTCATCGACCCCCACGTCCACATCCATCTGCCGTTCATGGGCACCCACGCCAAGGACGACTATGACTCGGCCAGTCGGGCGGCCCTGATCGGCGGCACCACCACGCTGATCGAAATGATCTGCCCCGGTCGCGACGACGATCCTTGGGAAGCGTATCAACGGTGGAAAGGCAAAGCCGAAGGATTGTCGGCATGCGATTTTTCATTCCACATGGGCGTGACTCGTTTTGACGCAGGCAGTGAAACACAGCTGCGCCGAATCATCGACGACGGCATCACGTCGCTGAAAGTCTTCTTGGCCTACAAAGGCGCGTTGGGGGTCACCGACACCGAACTGTTTCGCACCTGCCAACTGGCCGCTGACACGGGCGCCGTCGTCACAGCACACTGCGAAAACGCAGACCTGATCGACGAACTGCAATCGCAATTGGTGGCTCAGGGCAAAGTCGGTCCAGAGTTCCACGAACCGTCGCGACCGGTGTCGGTGGAAGCCGATGGTGTGCACCATTTCTGTACGTTCCTGGAAATGACAGGTGCATCGGGTTACATCGTCCACACCTCGTGCAGCCCGGCGATCGAAGCGGCGCGACAATTCCAAGCCCGCGGCGTCGACGTCACGATCGAAACCGTGATCCCGTACTTGGTGCTGGACAAGACCTACGCCGAGCGACCGAATTTCGAAGGAGCCAAGTATGTGATGAGCCCGCCACTGCGGGACATCCGCCATCAAACGCAGCTTTGGAACGCCATCGGATGTGGCACCATTGCGACCGTCGCCACCGACCACGCACCGTTTGATTTCGCCGATCAAAAGGCGATGGGGCGCGCCCCTGAATCCGACTTCACCAAGATCCCCAATGGGATCCCGTCGGTCGAACACCGCTGCACGCTGTTGTACACCCACGGCGTGGCCACTGGAAAAATCGACCTGCATCAATTCGTCAGCCTGTTGTCGACCAACGCCGCCAAACAGTTCGGCATGTTCCCGGCCAAAGGCACGATCGGTCTAGGCAGCGACGCGGACATTGTCGTCTGGGACCCGAACTATCGCGGCGTCATCAGCGCCGAGACGCACACCATGAACACCGACTACGACGGATTCGAAGGCTTCGAAATTGTTGGCCGTCCGTCGGTGGTGACCTGCCGAGGACAAGTGTCGGTACGCGACGGAAAGTTCACCGGCAAACTAGGCCACGGCCGCGCGGTCCCACGAAAGCTGGCCCGCAAATCCTAA